One segment of Nostoc flagelliforme CCNUN1 DNA contains the following:
- a CDS encoding transposase family protein yields MPTFEVLGLHFGISKTEANDTFHYWLEILRKVLPSSLLEQVEKHDSDYAIAIELLTEFQLIVDSMEQPRARPSEIRSKKVFFR; encoded by the coding sequence ATGCCAACATTTGAGGTTTTAGGTTTGCATTTCGGTATATCCAAAACGGAAGCAAACGACACATTTCATTACTGGCTAGAGATATTACGAAAGGTTTTGCCTTCTAGTCTTCTTGAACAGGTAGAAAAACATGATAGCGATTATGCGATCGCTATAGAACTATTGACGGAGTTTCAGTTAATAGTGGACAGCATGGAGCAGCCACGAGCAAGACCTTCAGAAATCAGGAGCAAAAAAGTATTTTTCAGGTAA
- a CDS encoding ISKra4 family transposase (programmed frameshift), producing MSQEKQERIKACLQELATLLYSEADKSQLIDLEGIEKTVRSQILELVSPEIAPFFIEEKTGTKVGKTRKIKSLVGELTLKAKQLERLGVKPRTRLSPLLQKCCLRLSANVSYQKAEIEIEALTGVKVGHTTQQKLVLEQDFQLPVALQAVSEVSVDGGKVRLRGKPKAGCHWRDYKTVRLQGIYYGAFFDDNQSLVDYVNSQRLVNPLVCLGDGHDGVWNLVREFGKSENFERWEILDWYHLKENLYKIGGSLKRLKAAESFLWQGQIDNTQALFIHCRGKQVKNFITYLNKHRSRIVNYSYYQAEELCSIGSGAVESAIKQIGARIKISGAQWNVESVNQILSVRCAYLNGLLAI from the exons ATGAGCCAAGAGAAACAAGAACGTATCAAAGCCTGCTTACAAGAACTGGCAACATTACTGTACTCGGAAGCTGATAAGAGTCAGTTAATAGACCTCGAAGGTATAGAAAAAACGGTACGGAGTCAAATATTAGAACTAGTCAGCCCAGAAATAGCCC CTTTTTTTATTGAAGAAAAAACAGGAACAAAAGTAGGTAAAACTAGGAAAATAAAAAGTTTGGTGGGAGAACTGACTCTTAAAGCCAAACAGCTAGAGAGGCTGGGAGTCAAGCCCAGAACGAGGCTAAGTCCATTGCTTCAAAAGTGCTGTTTGCGACTATCAGCAAATGTTTCATACCAAAAAGCAGAAATCGAAATTGAGGCATTAACAGGAGTGAAAGTTGGTCACACGACGCAACAAAAACTAGTTCTCGAACAAGATTTTCAACTGCCCGTAGCATTACAAGCCGTGTCAGAAGTCAGTGTAGATGGAGGAAAAGTCCGGCTTAGAGGTAAACCGAAAGCAGGCTGTCACTGGCGAGACTATAAAACCGTTCGTCTGCAAGGGATTTACTATGGTGCATTTTTTGATGACAACCAATCATTAGTTGATTATGTCAATAGTCAGCGTCTGGTTAACCCGTTAGTCTGCTTAGGAGATGGTCATGATGGTGTGTGGAATCTTGTCAGAGAATTTGGTAAAAGTGAGAATTTTGAGCGTTGGGAAATTTTAGATTGGTATCACCTCAAAGAAAATCTCTATAAAATTGGTGGTTCTTTAAAACGGCTTAAAGCTGCTGAAAGTTTTTTGTGGCAAGGTCAAATAGATAATACTCAGGCTTTGTTTATTCATTGCCGAGGTAAACAGGTGAAAAATTTCATCACTTATCTCAACAAACATCGTTCTCGTATTGTCAACTACAGTTATTACCAGGCTGAAGAACTCTGTTCTATCGGTTCTGGCGCAGTCGAGTCGGCAATTAAACAGATTGGAGCCAGGATTAAAATTTCTGGTGCACAGTGGAATGTTGAGAGTGTCAACCAAATTCTCTCTGTTCGTTGTGCTTATCTTAACGGTTTACTTGCTATTTGA
- a CDS encoding type II toxin-antitoxin system RelE/ParE family toxin, whose translation MVTILIKPLAQADLLDIWNFIASDSFDKADQLLKKIDSQLKMLASNPGMGRKRDSLAPNMRSFPVGNYLIFYRPINQGIEVIRVIHGARDIQSLFEEDDE comes from the coding sequence ATGGTGACAATTCTTATAAAACCGTTAGCACAAGCTGATTTATTGGATATTTGGAATTTTATTGCCAGTGATAGCTTTGATAAAGCAGATCAGCTTCTAAAAAAAATAGACAGTCAGCTCAAAATGTTGGCATCAAACCCAGGTATGGGAAGAAAACGCGATTCCTTAGCACCAAATATGCGGAGTTTTCCAGTAGGGAATTATCTAATTTTCTACCGTCCTATAAACCAAGGGATTGAAGTTATTCGTGTTATACATGGGGCAAGAGACATTCAAAGCCTTTTTGAAGAAGATGATGAGTAA
- a CDS encoding type II toxin-antitoxin system ParD family antitoxin, with the protein MNVSLTIELEKWVQSKVESGMYTSASEVIREGLRLLKDQDALKAIRLAELRREIQQGIDSGESTPLNMDQIIELAKQQRQSRESP; encoded by the coding sequence ATGAACGTTTCTCTGACCATAGAACTGGAAAAGTGGGTGCAATCCAAAGTTGAAAGCGGTATGTACACTTCGGCTAGTGAAGTGATCCGTGAAGGTCTGCGGCTGCTCAAAGACCAGGATGCCCTCAAAGCAATACGCCTTGCCGAGTTACGTAGGGAGATACAGCAGGGGATTGATAGCGGAGAATCCACGCCGCTAAACATGGATCAAATTATCGAATTGGCGAAACAGCAACGGCAGAGCAGAGAATCCCCATAA
- a CDS encoding transposase, with product MVSYVEQTTFWSMLRKERFFSLTMTLDQLKQFRSGVYTILGNGKDALFDLMDAVLVTRSVYSFVELSLSPVFRRRWSSIYEALEDSNPPREELMQLYIKQLPQTEQLVLAGDHTAWPRLEAVTLKERTYEHQTQPMSGTKPVTLGQGYSTISIIPETKGSWALPLLHERITSFSNPIEKAASQLRLVCQHLPTRPMTLWDAEYGCASFVKQTADIAADKLMRSRSNRVLYGAPPPYTGIGRPRVHGDKFKFNDPTTWCNPNQILEVNDPKMGRLRQRLWWNGTKKRENR from the coding sequence GTGGTCAGTTATGTTGAACAGACCACTTTTTGGTCAATGCTGAGAAAAGAAAGATTTTTCAGCTTGACCATGACATTAGATCAGCTTAAACAATTCCGTTCTGGTGTGTACACCATTCTGGGTAATGGCAAAGATGCTCTGTTTGACTTAATGGACGCAGTGTTAGTTACACGCAGTGTTTATTCGTTTGTGGAACTATCGCTATCTCCAGTATTTCGACGGAGGTGGTCGAGTATTTATGAAGCTCTAGAAGACAGTAATCCACCAAGAGAAGAATTGATGCAGTTGTATATCAAACAACTTCCCCAAACAGAGCAACTGGTTTTGGCAGGAGATCACACAGCTTGGCCAAGATTGGAGGCAGTCACGCTCAAAGAACGTACTTACGAACATCAAACGCAACCAATGTCAGGGACGAAACCCGTCACATTGGGGCAAGGCTATAGTACTATAAGTATCATTCCAGAAACCAAAGGTAGTTGGGCGTTACCACTATTACATGAGCGGATCACCAGTTTTTCTAATCCGATTGAAAAAGCAGCATCCCAACTAAGACTTGTTTGCCAACATCTGCCCACACGCCCCATGACTTTATGGGATGCTGAATACGGCTGTGCCAGCTTTGTCAAACAGACAGCTGATATTGCTGCTGACAAACTCATGCGCTCACGTTCCAATCGCGTTCTTTATGGTGCGCCCCCACCTTACACTGGTATTGGTCGTCCCCGTGTTCACGGTGATAAGTTCAAGTTCAACGACCCAACAACATGGTGTAACCCCAACCAAATATTAGAGGTCAACGACCCAAAAATGGGACGGCTACGCCAACGTCTATGGTGGAATGGCACTAAGAAAAGAGAAAATCGTTGA
- a CDS encoding ParB/RepB/Spo0J family partition protein encodes MTQIHLAAHQPRRYFSTQGMESLVASIREHGILQPLLVRPLESGNYELIAGERRYRAAQTFGMEQVPVIIRHLNDQDAFQVALLENLQREDLNPVEETEAILQLLSIRLQCSQGEVISLLNHIANRQKQKTETTNNVVRNQWEMVEKIFSVRVTPRANASKLYLLTTEVKNQRKISISRLIYFHRFKAIA; translated from the coding sequence ATAACTCAAATTCACTTAGCTGCTCATCAGCCTCGGCGTTATTTTTCAACTCAAGGAATGGAAAGCCTAGTTGCTTCTATTCGTGAACATGGCATCTTGCAGCCACTGCTTGTCCGACCGTTAGAATCCGGTAATTATGAATTAATCGCTGGTGAACGTCGCTACCGTGCTGCTCAAACTTTTGGAATGGAGCAAGTTCCGGTTATTATCCGCCATCTCAATGACCAAGATGCTTTCCAAGTTGCCCTCCTCGAAAATTTGCAACGGGAAGATTTAAACCCAGTTGAGGAAACTGAAGCTATTTTGCAACTGCTATCTATCCGCCTGCAATGCTCTCAAGGAGAAGTTATTTCCCTACTCAATCATATTGCTAACCGACAAAAGCAAAAAACAGAAACTACGAACAACGTTGTTCGTAACCAATGGGAAATGGTAGAAAAGATATTTTCAGTTAGGGTGACTCCCAGGGCAAACGCATCTAAATTATACTTGCTCACAACGGAGGTTAAGAATCAACGAAAAATCAGCATTTCTCGTTTGATTTATTTTCACAGGTTCAAAGCGATCGCATAA
- a CDS encoding transposase, with the protein MRETGQDLAELVKLVGGEQTNVLPGYCIKIVDGTCLKGTDHRLKAIRNYAASALPGKAIVVLEQQSKIITDIVLIEDGHAQERSEFDALLKKVKPQHLWCGDRNFCTLKFLFTIQDKKAFFVIRQHGGMGFKELEKLKSLGSTETGELFEQKVEINYEGKTLILRRIVLNLFVPTRDKEWEIAIFCNLPESVEATKIAEIYRNRWTIESFFQTVTKNFNGEIQTLAYPKAALFSFSMALVAYNILATLRGALWGVHGVEKIEAGLSDFYLVDELQGTYRGMMIAIPRSEWEVFQGKRIMSTRPSNSQQAETQSH; encoded by the coding sequence GTGAGAGAAACAGGACAAGACTTAGCAGAATTAGTGAAATTAGTAGGTGGAGAGCAAACAAATGTACTACCAGGCTATTGCATAAAAATAGTGGATGGGACTTGCTTGAAAGGAACAGACCATAGACTAAAAGCAATCAGAAATTATGCAGCATCCGCACTACCAGGAAAAGCGATAGTAGTACTAGAACAGCAGTCAAAGATAATCACAGATATTGTTTTGATTGAAGACGGTCATGCACAAGAACGTTCCGAATTTGATGCACTATTAAAGAAAGTAAAACCGCAACATTTGTGGTGTGGAGATAGGAATTTTTGTACATTAAAGTTTTTATTTACGATCCAAGATAAAAAAGCATTTTTTGTAATTAGGCAACATGGAGGGATGGGATTTAAAGAACTAGAAAAATTAAAATCACTAGGTTCAACAGAAACAGGGGAGCTATTTGAGCAGAAGGTAGAAATAAATTACGAAGGGAAAACGCTAATATTAAGACGCATCGTATTAAATTTATTTGTCCCAACAAGAGATAAAGAATGGGAAATAGCGATTTTCTGCAATTTACCAGAATCTGTAGAAGCTACAAAAATCGCTGAAATATATCGTAATCGGTGGACTATAGAAAGCTTCTTTCAAACAGTAACTAAGAATTTTAATGGAGAAATTCAGACTCTAGCTTATCCGAAAGCCGCTTTGTTTTCATTTTCAATGGCATTAGTTGCTTATAACATACTTGCAACTTTAAGAGGTGCTTTATGGGGCGTACATGGAGTAGAGAAAATTGAAGCTGGATTATCTGATTTTTACTTAGTTGATGAGCTTCAAGGCACTTACAGAGGAATGATGATTGCAATACCTCGCTCGGAGTGGGAGGTATTCCAGGGCAAACGCATCATGTCAACAAGACCCTCTAATTCTCAACAAGCTGAAACCCAGTCGCATTAG
- a CDS encoding transposase family protein yields the protein MHTLKNQFIVLPNGEDIVDIYIGQLGKTSDINLFRETRGKFDSEPKFIGDKAYIGEPTITTPYKKPRKKEISELQKKENQQLSSRRIGVEHLIGKVKIFRVASEKFRLARQKYSQVLKAVCGLVRLRLNCLVLLTINI from the coding sequence ATGCATACTCTAAAAAACCAGTTTATTGTGTTGCCTAATGGAGAAGATATTGTTGACATTTATATTGGACAATTAGGAAAAACAAGCGATATTAACTTATTTCGAGAAACACGAGGTAAATTTGATTCCGAACCAAAATTTATTGGGGATAAAGCTTATATAGGAGAGCCAACAATCACCACACCTTACAAAAAACCGAGGAAGAAAGAGATTTCGGAATTACAAAAAAAAGAAAACCAGCAGTTATCGTCTAGAAGAATAGGTGTTGAGCATTTGATAGGTAAAGTAAAAATATTTCGAGTTGCTAGTGAGAAATTTCGTTTAGCTCGTCAGAAGTATAGCCAGGTTTTAAAGGCAGTTTGTGGCTTAGTAAGACTACGGCTTAATTGTTTGGTTTTACTAACCATTAATATTTAA
- a CDS encoding helix-turn-helix domain-containing protein, whose translation MMTNPLVKIESHPQSAKRLIGINYEQFITLVALAEQRHKQKQIEIEKNKVRIIASGGGRKPKMSLREGVCLCLIYLRQKPTFDILGLFFDISKTKANDAFNYWVKVLRDILPASQMEEVEKDSQKYQELCKILCENELIVDSAEQAIARPVDYQEQKQYYSGILRCIL comes from the coding sequence ATGATGACAAATCCTTTAGTAAAAATTGAATCACATCCCCAGTCAGCAAAACGATTAATTGGTATTAACTATGAACAGTTTATTACATTAGTTGCGTTGGCAGAACAACGACATAAACAGAAACAAATAGAAATTGAAAAAAACAAAGTTCGTATTATTGCTTCTGGCGGTGGACGGAAACCAAAAATGTCTCTGAGAGAAGGGGTCTGTTTATGTCTAATTTACCTCCGGCAAAAACCAACTTTTGATATTTTAGGTTTGTTCTTTGATATATCAAAGACTAAAGCTAATGATGCGTTTAATTATTGGGTGAAGGTTTTGAGAGATATCTTACCAGCTTCTCAAATGGAAGAGGTAGAAAAAGATAGTCAGAAATATCAAGAATTGTGTAAAATTCTTTGTGAAAATGAATTGATTGTAGATAGTGCAGAGCAAGCTATAGCAAGACCTGTAGACTATCAAGAACAAAAACAGTACTACTCCGGAATATTAAGATGCATACTCTAA
- a CDS encoding strawberry notch-like NTP hydrolase domain-containing protein, producing the protein MLNELAPDRSKILRRLFPGTPLFGVNAEQINDYLARISQPSVVLMNPPFSASPKINSRNSQATPRHINSALQRLADGGRLVTITANWFSPNNPTWRETFFKWQEKARVLMSVGVNGKVYSKHGTQIDTRITVVDDALDNVTVAAQGEENAIKFRRGWFLGDGTGAGKGRQCAGIILDNWCQGRRKAIWVSKSSAFIEDARRDWCALSGAEKDIIDLSSIKLGDSIPFTEGILFCTYSTLRSQKNGKSRLKQIVEWAGKDFEGAIAFDECHAMGNAMAQEGTLGLVSASQQGIVGLRLQNALPQARVVYVSATGATKVSNLSYANRLGLWQTGDFPFTSREDFVESIEGGGIAAMEVVARDLKALGLYLARSLSFEGVEY; encoded by the coding sequence ATGCTCAACGAGCTTGCACCCGATAGATCGAAGATTCTGCGTCGGTTGTTTCCCGGCACTCCACTATTTGGGGTCAACGCCGAACAAATCAACGATTACTTAGCCCGCATTTCTCAGCCTTCAGTTGTTCTGATGAATCCACCTTTCTCCGCATCTCCCAAAATCAACAGTCGCAACAGTCAAGCAACCCCTCGCCACATCAACTCGGCATTGCAAAGACTGGCTGACGGTGGACGGCTGGTAACAATCACAGCCAATTGGTTCTCTCCCAATAATCCTACTTGGCGAGAGACTTTCTTTAAGTGGCAGGAGAAGGCACGAGTTTTAATGTCGGTCGGGGTTAACGGCAAGGTGTACTCAAAACATGGTACACAAATCGACACCAGAATTACGGTAGTTGATGATGCGCTTGATAATGTGACTGTTGCGGCTCAGGGTGAAGAAAATGCCATAAAATTTCGGCGTGGCTGGTTCCTTGGGGATGGGACGGGTGCTGGGAAAGGACGGCAGTGCGCGGGAATCATCCTCGACAACTGGTGTCAAGGGCGTAGAAAAGCTATTTGGGTGTCTAAAAGTTCTGCCTTTATTGAAGATGCTCGACGAGATTGGTGTGCGCTTAGTGGTGCTGAAAAGGACATAATTGACCTCAGTAGTATCAAACTTGGCGATAGCATCCCTTTCACTGAAGGTATCTTGTTCTGCACATATTCCACACTGCGATCTCAAAAGAACGGCAAAAGTCGGCTCAAGCAAATTGTTGAGTGGGCAGGCAAGGACTTTGAGGGTGCGATCGCTTTCGACGAATGCCACGCGATGGGCAATGCGATGGCGCAGGAGGGGACACTCGGCTTAGTGAGTGCATCACAACAGGGCATTGTTGGGCTGCGGTTGCAAAATGCATTACCGCAGGCACGGGTTGTCTATGTCTCTGCGACTGGAGCGACGAAGGTTTCTAACCTATCTTATGCAAATCGTCTCGGTCTTTGGCAAACCGGCGACTTTCCGTTTACATCCCGTGAGGATTTTGTGGAATCCATTGAGGGCGGTGGTATCGCTGCGATGGAAGTCGTAGCTAGGGATCTCAAGGCTTTGGGACTGTATCTGGCACGGAGCCTTTCATTTGAGGGGGTGGAGTATTAG
- a CDS encoding IS701 family transposase, translated as MDVELQILKHLARDAHPTVATIDEYCAEYKDLFKEVRNYECFKYLHLGIMSQIKRKSLPEIAKVVSINSAQSLHHFLANSDWSLDKLKQRRLNKLKKVLDGNAITVVIDETGDRKKGKKTDYVARQYLGSVGKVDNGIVSVNAYGVYSNITFPLTVKVFKPKGTLKAEDKYKTKIELASEIITELIDSGFNIKLVLADSLYGESSQFIRKLAEYKLDYVVAIRSNHGVWLPAEQSIRANKWCKFNRTFSNEKSESRYIREIIYGKKRAISYWEITTDPETMPENSTSFVMTNLQGNLKKILGDLYGLRTWVEYGFRQCKQELGWTDYRFTNFQHIERWWEIIFCVYTMISLSSPALLDLNKSRQIETEVQENNDVDFSNHPQWNHEYGWKNTLNNLRLIIQPLLLFWLIYPWLGIFPNSQLLLGFNHLIAAMNQFKPGYASG; from the coding sequence ATGGATGTAGAATTACAAATCTTGAAACATTTGGCAAGAGATGCTCACCCAACAGTTGCTACCATAGATGAATATTGTGCAGAGTATAAAGACCTGTTTAAAGAAGTAAGAAATTATGAATGCTTCAAATATTTACATCTGGGAATAATGTCACAAATTAAAAGAAAATCATTGCCAGAGATAGCGAAAGTTGTAAGTATAAACTCCGCACAATCATTACATCATTTTCTAGCCAATTCAGATTGGTCATTAGATAAATTAAAACAGCGAAGATTAAATAAACTCAAAAAAGTACTAGATGGAAATGCGATTACAGTAGTAATAGATGAAACAGGAGATAGAAAAAAAGGTAAAAAGACTGATTATGTAGCAAGACAATATCTAGGAAGTGTGGGGAAAGTGGATAATGGGATAGTTTCAGTCAATGCCTATGGAGTTTACTCGAATATAACATTTCCTTTAACTGTAAAAGTATTCAAACCGAAAGGGACACTAAAAGCAGAGGATAAATATAAAACTAAAATAGAGTTGGCATCAGAAATTATTACTGAATTAATTGACTCAGGCTTTAATATTAAATTAGTACTAGCAGATAGTTTATATGGTGAAAGTAGCCAGTTTATTAGAAAACTAGCTGAATATAAATTAGATTATGTCGTAGCAATAAGAAGTAATCATGGAGTCTGGCTTCCAGCAGAGCAGAGCATTAGGGCGAATAAGTGGTGTAAATTTAACAGAACATTTAGCAATGAAAAGTCAGAAAGTAGATACATTAGGGAAATAATTTATGGTAAAAAAAGAGCCATAAGTTACTGGGAAATAACTACTGACCCAGAAACCATGCCAGAGAATTCTACTTCTTTTGTGATGACAAATCTTCAAGGTAATCTCAAGAAAATTTTAGGAGATTTATATGGATTAAGAACCTGGGTAGAATATGGTTTCCGACAGTGTAAACAGGAACTAGGTTGGACAGATTATCGTTTCACCAATTTTCAACATATTGAGAGATGGTGGGAAATTATTTTTTGTGTTTACACAATGATCAGTTTAAGTTCTCCAGCCTTGTTAGACTTGAATAAATCTCGTCAAATTGAAACTGAGGTACAAGAAAATAATGATGTTGATTTTTCTAATCATCCACAATGGAACCATGAATACGGATGGAAGAATACTTTAAATAATCTGCGTCTCATTATCCAACCACTCTTACTATTTTGGTTGATTTATCCCTGGTTAGGTATTTTCCCTAATTCACAGTTATTGCTAGGATTCAATCATTTAATTGCTGCAATGAATCAATTTAAACCTGGTTATGCTTCTGGATAA
- a CDS encoding FAD/NAD(P)-binding protein, with amino-acid sequence MNPSFLTAHTPTTIAIVGGGFSGSLVATHLLKTASQPLTIKLIERSDQIGKGIAYSTDTNCHLLNVSAGNMSAFAHDPGHLLRWLQHNRDELTVFFSEEVNASTFIPRKVYGLYIQSVLAEAEATAPSDVRLERFTDEVVGVQPEEKGAMISLRSGRCFAADRVVLALGNSPSAPPAIQNPNSNDDYLRNAWSADALADLNADAPVLLIGTGLTMVDMVLSLSDRQHRGKIYAVSRRGLFPLKHQAAQPYPCFLTLENSPKSVRDWLRRLRAEVEIAATQGYDWRAVIDSLRPMNQKIWQKLPTEEQQRFLRHLTPYWDVHRHRIAPKVADVVTQMLDSAQLTIAAGRIREYQALPDGVAVTVCQRKTQTNNILHVRRVVNCTGVAADYRRSPHPLITNLRSQKLIRPNAIGLGLDTDTQGALYAADGNVSTLFYTLGTPRKGDLWETIAVPELRVQAQELSKALLQSLPVRVRSIPTMPLLSDGSAEIPQSTFLFRQFFDPATSSYTYLIGDRQTGDAVLVDPVLEQVDRDLESLNELGLKLRYCLETHLHADHITGAGKLRQQTGAQVIVPQNTAVTKADRSLVGGEILEVGSVIIETIFTPGHSASHIAYLVNKTHLLTGDALFIRGCGRTDFQGGDPGTLYDVVTQRLFTLPDDTLVYPAHDYKGRTVSTIGEEKRLNPRFSDSYGELRYETLRERYRSRSQFITIMNNLKLSYPQKMNATVPANEYCGDFIPQESLDLATSWPTDEEQKQIELTVMTNTEIYNDYFAMYI; translated from the coding sequence ATGAACCCTAGTTTTTTAACTGCCCATACTCCAACCACGATCGCTATTGTTGGCGGAGGTTTTAGTGGTTCTCTAGTTGCTACCCACCTATTGAAAACTGCCAGTCAACCCCTCACCATTAAGCTGATTGAGCGTAGCGATCAAATTGGCAAGGGAATCGCCTACAGCACAGATACCAACTGTCATTTGCTGAATGTATCGGCAGGCAACATGAGTGCATTTGCCCACGATCCAGGGCATTTGTTACGTTGGCTTCAGCACAATCGAGATGAGTTAACAGTATTTTTTTCAGAAGAAGTCAATGCCAGTACTTTCATACCTCGTAAGGTCTATGGTTTATACATTCAATCGGTTTTAGCAGAAGCAGAAGCCACAGCACCTAGTGACGTGCGACTAGAACGCTTCACCGATGAAGTGGTAGGGGTACAGCCTGAAGAAAAAGGCGCAATGATTTCTCTACGTAGTGGTCGCTGTTTTGCCGCAGACAGAGTTGTGTTGGCATTGGGGAACTCACCTTCTGCACCCCCCGCTATTCAAAACCCAAATAGTAATGATGATTATCTGCGGAATGCTTGGTCAGCCGATGCCCTAGCAGACCTTAATGCTGATGCGCCTGTGTTGCTAATTGGTACGGGACTGACTATGGTGGATATGGTTTTATCTCTGAGCGATCGCCAACATCGCGGCAAAATTTATGCTGTGTCCCGACGAGGATTATTTCCCCTCAAACATCAAGCGGCTCAACCTTATCCCTGCTTCTTGACGCTAGAAAATTCACCAAAAAGTGTGCGCGACTGGTTACGTCGGCTGCGTGCCGAGGTGGAAATTGCGGCTACCCAAGGCTACGACTGGCGAGCAGTAATTGATTCTCTGCGTCCGATGAATCAGAAAATCTGGCAAAAACTACCGACTGAAGAACAGCAACGTTTTTTGCGTCATCTGACACCCTATTGGGATGTGCATCGTCACCGCATTGCCCCAAAAGTGGCGGATGTTGTAACCCAAATGCTGGATTCTGCTCAACTCACCATTGCCGCCGGGCGGATTCGGGAATATCAAGCTTTGCCGGACGGTGTAGCTGTTACCGTGTGCCAGCGCAAAACCCAAACTAATAATATCTTGCACGTCCGCCGGGTGGTGAATTGTACAGGGGTAGCAGCAGATTATCGCCGATCGCCTCATCCTCTGATTACTAATTTGCGATCGCAGAAATTAATTCGCCCCAATGCCATCGGTTTAGGATTAGATACAGATACCCAAGGTGCTTTATATGCAGCAGATGGTAACGTTTCGACGCTGTTTTATACCTTGGGAACTCCTCGCAAGGGTGACTTGTGGGAAACTATCGCTGTACCAGAATTACGGGTACAGGCGCAGGAATTATCAAAGGCGTTGTTGCAGTCACTACCAGTGCGTGTGCGGAGTATTCCAACGATGCCTTTGTTAAGCGATGGCAGTGCAGAGATACCGCAATCAACTTTCCTATTTCGGCAATTTTTTGACCCTGCAACTAGTAGTTATACTTACTTAATTGGCGATCGGCAGACAGGAGATGCTGTTCTAGTTGATCCTGTATTAGAGCAAGTTGACCGCGATCTGGAATCATTGAATGAATTAGGATTAAAGCTACGCTACTGTCTAGAAACTCACCTCCATGCCGATCACATTACAGGGGCAGGCAAACTTAGGCAACAAACAGGCGCTCAAGTAATCGTTCCCCAGAATACTGCTGTGACAAAAGCCGATCGCTCCCTTGTGGGTGGCGAAATCCTAGAGGTGGGATCGGTAATCATCGAAACGATTTTCACACCAGGTCACAGCGCCAGTCACATAGCATATTTGGTGAACAAAACTCATCTGTTAACTGGTGATGCCTTATTTATTCGTGGTTGTGGACGCACAGATTTTCAGGGAGGCGATCCTGGAACTTTATACGATGTGGTGACACAACGCTTATTCACCTTGCCAGATGATACTTTGGTATATCCTGCCCATGACTATAAAGGACGCACTGTTTCCACCATTGGCGAAGAAAAGCGGCTTAATCCCAGATTTAGCGATTCCTACGGAGAGCTTCGCTACGAGACGCTCCGCGAACGCTATCGCAGCCGTAGTCAATTCATTACAATCATGAATAATCTCAAATTGAGTTATCCTCAGAAGATGAATGCAACAGTACCTGCGAATGAATACTGTGGTGATTTTATTCCTCAAGAAAGCTTAGACCTGGCTACGAGTTGGCCAACAGATGAAGAACAGAAACAAATAGAACTTACAGTCATGACTAATACGGAAATCTACAATGATTACTTTGCTATGTATATTTAG